The following are from one region of the Petrotoga mobilis SJ95 genome:
- a CDS encoding DUF2089 domain-containing protein translates to MPKYRLSKCPVCGGKLNIVKYRCEECGTEITGNFELEEFAQLTNQQLNFLKIFIKVRGNLSELQKELGISYPTAKARLEEVATAMGYESENIESREKTLEILEKIEKGEITPEEAKELLKKYKK, encoded by the coding sequence ATGCCTAAATACCGCTTATCCAAATGCCCTGTTTGTGGAGGGAAGTTAAATATCGTAAAATATCGATGTGAAGAATGTGGAACTGAAATAACTGGTAACTTTGAATTAGAGGAATTTGCTCAATTAACAAACCAACAATTAAATTTTTTGAAGATTTTTATCAAGGTTAGAGGAAATTTATCGGAATTACAAAAAGAGCTTGGAATCTCTTATCCTACGGCAAAAGCAAGATTAGAAGAAGTCGCCACAGCGATGGGATACGAGTCTGAAAACATTGAAAGTAGAGAAAAAACACTTGAAATTCTTGAAAAAATTGAAAAAGGAGAAATTACCCCTGAAGAAGCAAAAGAATTA